tgttgaattttgtcaaattcatTCTCTGCATCAATTGAAATGATTGTATAGTTTTTGTTCTTCATTCTGTTAACATGGTACGTCATGTTGATTAATTTTCCTGTGCTCCATGATCGTGCTTTCCAGGAGTAAATCCCACCTGGTCATTGGGTAGAATTCCCTCACTGTGCTACTGATTTGGTTTGCAGGtattttattgaagaattttGCATCATTGTTCATAGAGGGTATTGCTCAGTAGTTTTATTGGGtgtttttgtctgattttaataCCAAAGTTATGCTGGGCtcagaatgagttaggaagtgttcctCATCAATATTTTGGCAGAGTTTGAGGAGGATCAGTGTTTGTAAGTGTTGACAGAATTCATTGGTGAAGCCATCGAGTCCAGAGCTTGccgttttttgttgttgtttttaatgcagTTTGCTACGTCTCAATAATCTCAGGCTCACGGGAAAGTTGCAAGGATGACATggagcctcccccacccccatgctgtGACTTCTTTCATGATGCACATTGGCCATGTCACTGGGGACTCCACCTCAGACTTAATCTTTTCCTGATCCCCTCCAAGGTCTCCCATGTTATTCAGTTGCCATGTCTGCTTCAGCTCCTCTGTGCTATGACAGTTCCTTAGATGACTCTTGTTTTTGATGATCCTGGCAGTTTTGAGGAGTGCTGATCAGGTGTTACAGAGATTGTCCTGATGTTTTTCTCACAGTTAGACTGAGATTGTAGGTTTTGGGAGAAGATCCCAGAGATGAGGTACCCTTCTGGTCACATCCTGACAGGAGACACATGAGATCCCTACAACATCACAGGGATGTGACCTGTTGAGGGTGGTGCCCCCCAGGTTTCTCTGTGGTACTATGTTCAGCCATCCCCCAGTAGGGATCCTGGCCTCCTTGGGCAGACATGCCTTCTCAAAGGGGCTCCTGACTCCCTGTACCTTCCCACCAGGGAAGCTTCCAGGTGCTTTGGGTGACCAGTGATCAGGTGCAGTGGAGCCTGGTGGGATACTCTGACCAAGCTGGAATTTCTGGGGGCTCCCAGGGAGCTCTCTTCCTaggggccctgccctcccctcagtATCAAAATGGACCTGCCCTTCAGTGGCATATGGTGGTTCTGTTATCTATGCCCTGGCCTGAGGGGAGCTTTGGTCTCTGAAGTAGGGGCCTTTCGGGTCTACGGTGGGGGTGCTGAACTGCTTCCTAACAGCTAGAAGCTTTCTGTTTTTAGAAAGTCATTGAGAAAGTCAGTGATGTGAGAACATAGCACTGGTACCAACGGGGGATGTGGGCAAAGCCACAGGCATTGCAAGGATGGTGGCTGCCCTGGGCTGTGGATTCACTTGTTAGCACACGTGTATGTGTGGACATACCTGCACACAGGGAAGCAAAGCATGTGCTTTTGGCATGTTGGCATGTGTGTGTTCTGCTGGGGGGCCAGTCCCTTCCTAAGACTGAGCACAGGCCTGTGGTAGAAGTTACCGGCTAGCAATCTCCTTAGTGGACTCAACATCCCAGTCTGCCCAGTCTGCCCCAGGAAGTCTTACAGGGTCTTGGAGGGCATCTCCATAGGCAAGCACATGGGTGGGGCCAGGCAGGCTGCCTCATCCCTGGGTCTGGCCCTGTCCTGCAGGGTGGGTGGTTCCTGGTGACTGGCGCGCTCTGCAAGCCTGGGGCTGGGAGACACTTTTCCCCTGCAGATGGCCACTCTGGGTGCCCTGCATCAGTACTCTCTTTTCCTGCCAGGCCATGGCATATGCTTCCGAGGATGGGGTCCTCACTGAGGCGATGATGGATGCCCGAGTCCAGGATGCCATGCAGCAGCACCAGCAGAAGATGCAGTGGTTGAAGGCTGAGGGGACCAGACCTGAAGGTGGCCAGTTCCTGATCCCAAGTACACAGGCTGAATGAGCTGGGCCTGAGTACCCAGATGACTTTACCAGGAAGAAGCACCAAGATGCCCACATCTCATGGTGATCGGCCTACACAGCCGCCCACCTCAGCATTTTTAAATACTCCTCCAGTCAGGGCCAGGACAGCATTAAAGCCCTCTGCTTGGGACCAGTGGCAGCTGTGGCGTCTTTATGGTGGGGTTGGCTCCTCTGTCCTCCAGACTGTGGTGCTTGCTGGAGAGAGCCAGGCTGGGGCCATCCCCTGACCCCAGGACGCTACTGGGAGATATGTTTCCAAGCCAGACCCATGCCTGGGAACAGTGGTAAAGCTGGCACTGCCGGTTCTCAGGTGCTGGCTAAGCTCTCCTGGCTGCTACATCTGTGACCAGAGGGGCCTAGGTAAGGGAGGTCTGGGCATGGGTAGGGGCCTGACCTTGCCCAGTCTCACCCAGCAAGTGAGGGTTGTGCAGAGCAGGTCGTTGTACTGCTGGgtgggagctgcttctcccagtctgcccccactccctgaactagggagagggagaagccctaCACACATCTGACCGTGATGCACCCAGGGGTAAGAACTAGCTGCCAGCAATTGGTGCGAGTGCCTGCAAGACCCCAGACCCCATTGGCCAGGAACTTCTGGTGTGTGGCGGGGTTTCCCTTACCCAAGGGATGTGGCCCTCCATCCATTGGAGTAGGGGTCTTTTTATCCAGAATCCAATAAAAACTCTTGACAGGATACCTCACAATGTGTATCTCATGGCTGATTCGGGGGGCAGGGGTTGAAGGGGTCACAGGTTCAGAGATGAAAgaagaggcagaggctggagctTTCTGGAGAATTTACTgaccagcaggggtgggggtcacAGTGAGGCGCCCGACCGGGGATGCCCTGGGCAGGGTGGCCACACTTGCCGCAGTGGGGCACGGGGGCCTTATTGCTGCTAGGCTGGGGCCTCCACCAGACCCCTGCCTCCCGCCCTCCACCCCCATTGAGGCCCCCGGACGCACACGCCCCATGCACATGCTCCCGTGTGCAGACGTGGGCGCGGCCGAGGGCCGCCCCCTTCCCTGCCAAGACCCTCTCCTGGCCTTGCTTCCCTCTGCCAGGACTGGCCCCAAGAGGCCGCCAGGCACACAGGAAACAGCCGGGTTTAAGTAACAGACGCGGGCCCGGCACAGGCGAGACTGCAGCGCGTGGGGACGAGCAGGTGGTCCTGGCGGCCCGCACAGGTGcccgtgccccccgccccggtccCCGCGCCCCgtccagcccgggaggccagggTCCTGCCCCCAGACCGGCGGCCTTCCCCGCCCCGACCCCctttataaaaagaagaggagaCAGCACCTTCCGCTGGACACGCCCGGCAGCTGCGGGCGCCCTGGCCCGGGGCGGCCGTCCAGTCCCGTGTGCGTGGGCGCGTTGGCCGAAGGCCCCGCGAGTCCTGCGCGCGGCTCAGAGATGCCGCGGGCTCGGGTGGCCGTTGTGGTAGAGTTTCTGCTTCACGTGCACCATGTTGCCGGCCGCCTCCTCGAAGGGCCTGTGCGGCCGCCGGCCCAGCTCCCGCAGGCTGCACAGCTTGGGCAGCCAGGTCCACGAGCCATCTGCGGAGGGGGCGCGGTCAGGGCGCGGCGTTTCTAAGGGGGCGTGGCTGTCCTTGGGGGCGTGTtctggtgggggcggggcggggccggtgGGGGGCAGCGGCAGGGTCTTGTGGGAGGCGGGGCCTGGACCCGTtagccgggggcggggcagggccggggtGACCCCGGGGCGCGGCCCGTGCCCGGCCGCCCTCACTCACCGTAGCGCCGGCCAGCCCTCCAGGCGCGCACGGCGCAGTGCAGGACGCCGTCCATCCACACCAGGAACCAGCTGATGCAGAagcccagcagcagccccagcatgAGGTCGATCTCCTGCTTGGTGACGTTGTCGGTCACGAAGTAGTTCTCGGAGGCGTCCACCACCGACTGGTCCCCGTCGTAAGGGATCACGTAGTGGATGTGGTGCCTGGGGGCGGCAGGGCGGGCTGGCACCTGTCCCGCGGGGCGGGCGGCGACCCCGGCAGGAAGCGGCCCCCTTCGCCCGCCCTGCTGGTCCTAAAGCAGCCCTCGGGCCGAGCTGAGGTCAGGAAGGGGCCGGCGGACTCGCCCAGGCAGGACCGGCTCACCAGGCAAGAGGCTGTCCGCGGGGTGGGCATGTGTGTGAGGCCAGTGGTCGGAGCGTAgcgcccggggggcggggcgggggaggggcgcttGCCCATgtatctccctcctccctcctctgccgcAGGGGCTCAGAGGCGACCCTGCTGGGTCACCGCCCATTTGCTGGCCCCCGgctctgcccctctgtcctcccttctCACTGGCCCTTTCATCCTTGTCCTTTCTGCCCAAGGCCCCGCAGAtcagccctgccttgggcttctggtcttccttctgctccttcatCCTTTGCAGGCATCTCCCCTTCCTCAGTTCTCTGTGGGGAGGCCCAGGGGGCTCTGCCTGGAGTACATCTCTCACCCCTTCTCCCAGGGGGGTTCTCCTGCCCTGTCTCCATGGAGCCACATGTCTGTGGCCTGCTCTGCCACTCCTGGGATGTTCCAGCTGCCCAGGCAGGGTTCCCTGGACTCTTGCCAGTTCCATCTCCCACCAAGGCCATGCGATGTTTctcaccctcccttccctccactgtCCAGGCTCAGGCCACGAACCCTCTGAACTGCAGAACTGTTTGCCTCTAAGGAACTCTGAATTCTCCGCACAAGGCTCCATCCAGCATCAGGCCTGTCAAGattccctcctcctccaagaagctCTCCTGGGCCTAGAGATCCTGGGTGGGGTGGCCCCACTCAGGAGATCAGCACCCAGGACAACAGATCTGGGCCTGTCCCCACCTTGACCTCCTGTTTGGCCCACAGGAGAGCCCAGGAGAGGGACCTCTGGGTTCCACCCTTGGGTCTTGTCATCCCTGCTGGCTGCAacccttcctcctgcctggcaGCATGGGGACGGTTCTGGAGGCCTCCTCCTCAGAGGCCCACCTCTCAtggtcccctctcctccctgagcCCCTTTGCTGGTTTCTCCAcctctcctgcctgccccccaccctgtctGCTCTGAGCTCTCGCTGCCTGTGTGGCATCTCCACGTGGGATCTACAGACACCTCAAATTCATACCTAAAAATAGCTCCTCCCTCCCCGAACCTCTTCTCCCATCTTTGCCTCAGTTAGATGCCGGCAACTCCGCCTGGTGTTCAGCTGAGACAGTCCCTATCTCCCACCCCAGCCTCACAACTGGCCATGTTCCACACGCCCCCACAGGGACTGTCTCAAAAATGGAAAGCCCACTACTCCCCCAAGTCCCCTGCGGTTCCCTCCTCCAGGTGTCCCTGCACCAGCGGGTCCATGCAGTGTCTTCCTCCCGGTAGGAGCCCCGCGGGGTCGGCAGCAGGCAGGCCTTTCCTCACACCCCTCCTGCTCCTTCTGGGAACTCCTGGAGGCCATTCTGCTCAGCATGTCCAGAGTGGGACCAGTCCCAGCAGTGGGGCCATGGCCACAGCCCCACAGAGCAGAGGCCACGAGCCCTGCGGTGCAGTCAGCAAGGATGGCCCGATACCTGGCAGCCATGTTTGTCTGAGCACAGTCTGTCAGTAGCCACCAATAAGTGATGGAGAAGTATTAGTCCCCTCCCAGAATGTGCAGCAGCTGCCGGTCCCCTAGGAGTGGACACCATTCCCGACCCGTGCAAGGCCCCAATCACCTGGGCGATCAGGACAGGCAGGCCACACAGGTGCTACTAACACAGAGCCTCCACTGTCACCTCCTGCCCTACCCAGCCTTCTGGGCCCAGGACCCCTGACAGGGCCTTCCGcaggcctgctgctccctgcccctgacacacagctggggaggcagggaacTTGAAGATCAAGCTGCCAAGAAGCCAGAAATGCGCCTGGGGCCCGTGAGCCAGGTGAGGCCAGGGCCCCAAccacccctggtggctcaggacCTCCAGAGGGTCAGAGATCACCACCTGTGCCCCCATCACTGGCCTGGCATCTGCTGTTcctcccggcccctgcccctcctcttcctccaagtcaggccctgggggcaggggctcaGGTCTCACTTGCACACATATTTTCATGATGTGTACATACTTGAGTCTTGCCTGGGCCACGCATGCTACCTGTGCCTGCCTGAGGTCCAATGTGTGTTGTGTATACACGCTGGCCACATGCACAAGACATGGCGTGTATACCATGGACTCAGGCCCACGAGTtccacatgtgtgcatgtgcacacttGCCCAGGCATGAGCACAGTGCGCATCACATGTGGACGCACATGCACAGTCTGGCACACAGCTACCCTCTGTAGAGGCTGTGGCATCTGCGTGGGTTTGTGTGCACGCAGACACTGCCTGCTGGCACATGCACTTCAGAGCATTCATTTACACATGTGTCCTCCATGTAAAATTCTCCATACAGGCATGTCAAAGGCATACACATGTGTAGGCTCGCTCCATATGGCATGTGCACACATGGATAAAGTCCATTGTGGCAACTTGTGTACATGGTTTACACACATACTTCATGTGCAAAACTGTTCTCTGCAGACACACTCGCTGTGCCCACATGGAGCACAGTCTTCGCTGTATGTTGTATTTATGATATACATGTACtgtgcatacacatatatgtcGTCAAGATATAAGAATACGTTATACACTGAGTTCACATATCCTGTATGAAGTGATGTGGACACAGCATACATGTggacacacacacccagaaaCTCCACATCTGCAACAGGGGTGGCTCTCCATGATTTCTGCATCCACAGACACGCTAACCTAGCCTCAGCTTGCACTCTGTGGGCACTCATTTTACCTGAGTCCACACATACTCTGGATGCTGCATATGACTCATACACGCATCCTGGGCAAATACACTCTGCAAACACACCCTGTCTGCCCAGATGGGTCCCCAGTGTGAGGTCACAGGCACATACACGCGGGTCATTACACAATAGCCCACACATGTAAAATGTGCATTCGTCATGTTTACAGGACTGAAAGTCTGGGCCTGGTGTGTGCACACTGCCAGCCTCTGGGAGGGTCTCAGGAACACCTTGGTTTAACCTGCCCATAGTCATGGCTGTGTTGGAGGCAATGGTGCTGATCTCATGCCTTTCCTTAGTTTGGGGCTATGTGCACCAAGAAAGAATATGGGGATCTCTGGAAAAGAGTGGCCACCCACCCAGCAAACTCTTGGTGGTTCCTGGACAGCACACATGAGGGTTGTTTAAATTCCCCTCTCCACCTTCCCTAATGTCTCTGTGTTCTGCTTCCACCTATTTGCTCTGCACCCACAGGCATGTAGCATGCTTAGTGAGGCATGTAACTGTCCTTTCTgtcttgcacacacacatacacaccccaccCACTGTGTGCATACATGTCCCTGGAGCAGAAATACAGGCCAGGGGTGAGGAACACAGCTTCTGGGCTCATGCCCCAAGTtccttgctagctgtgtgaccttgggcaagtccctatCCACTCAAGCATCTTTCTGCTCTCTATTTGGTCCCAGTGTGAGGGCTTCCTGGGGGGATGGTGTGCATGCGAGTGTGTACGTGTGCTATGTGTACGTACATGTATATGCACAGACAGTACACATATGCGCGTCTCATGAGAAGATGTTTATTTTGTACATGGACGTACAAACATGCATGGCCAGGAAGACTCCGTTGCTACATGTGCACACAGTGCATGTAGGGGGCCTGGGCTCCTCCCCCGGCTCTCtgaatgaccttgagcaagccacACCCAGCTTTGCCTCAGTTCCTCCTCCGTGCAACCAGAGGGTTGGACCAGACGCCCCTCGAGGTAGGCCCTGCCCACCTTGACCTTCTGCACTTCCCTGTACCTGGCTTGCAGGAAAGTTCATGAACATTAgtgcagggcctggggaggaTGGTGTACTCTGTGGGCACAGCCCTGCCCAGGATCTCTCCTGACACACAGGGCTGGGCTGTTGCTTTCCTGGCCTCCAGGCCCTGGACCAGGAGGCCTGGGGCCCatcctgcccctcaccctggcAAAGGCCCTTGCACTACAGGCATTTTGGGAGGGGGTCCTAACTACTCAGGCATGCTCCCCCTCCTGGAACCGGATTGGCCAATCCCCAGGTGCCCAGCAGAGGCTGGGCAGTCCTTCCCCCGCGGGCCTAGCGCAGTCCTGCAGCCAGGCCTGCTTGGGGCTTGCCAGTGCCCCCTGGGCCCTGCCACCACCGCACATGTGTGATCACGCGTGTGCCCCACCGGGCGCGGACTCACCGGCCACAGTTGCAGTGGCAGACGCGGTCCTCGCCCCGCAGATGCGGGAGGATGTAGTTGTGGAATCGGTCCAGCAATGCGTTCATGTCCATCAAGCACGCGATGGCCTGGAAGAGCCCATGACCGGTCAGCGCCGAGGAGCGGGCctggctggggccctggggcgtagggtggtggggtgggggccgcgCGCTGAGGCTAGGGGAGCGCAGGCCAGGGAGAGGGGTCCCCGGGGCAGCCCCAGAATCGGGGAGCTGGGGGCAGTCGGGATGGGAAGCCCAGGCCAGGATGGGGAGCGCGGCGCTGCCCGGAGGTGGGGAGCACAGCCCAGGACCGGGAGCGCAGGCCGGGATGGGGAGCGCGGGCCAGCCCGGGATGGGGAGCGCAGCCCGGGATGGGGAGCGCAGGCCGCGCGGGCCGGTAAACAAGGCGCGGGAGGTGGGGGAGGCGGCGCGCGGGCGCGGGAGGCGGGCGCGGGCGCACGGGAAGCCCCTCCGCTCACCATCACGATCGACGCCCCCAGAATCATGAAGATCATGGTGTTCGCGCTCATGGACatcgggcggggccgggccgggccggagcgccgccccccggccccggcgcccccccggccccggcccgatGCTGGGCCCCCGCCGCCTCCGCAGAGGTCAGCCCGCCGCGCACCCGCCGGGGAgggaggcgcggggcggggcgggcaggggacGCGGCCGCTCCCGGGGTCGCTCGGCCGCCCGGCCGCCGCGCTCGCCGCGCCCGCGCGCTCCGCTCCGCCCTCGGCCTCCTCCCTCCGCGCGCTCCGCGCCGCTCCGGCCTCCACCGCCTACCCGCCCTCCGCGCCCGCCTCCCGGGAggggccgcgccgcccgccccgccccgcgccgccggccgGACCCCtccccgggggccgcggggcgggatCTCGTCCCCATTTGGCCAGGCCGGGCCGTCGTCTCCCGCCAGGCGACCCTGGCCCCAGGCCACGTCCCGACCAGAACGAGCAGTC
The Vulpes lagopus strain Blue_001 chromosome 10, ASM1834538v1, whole genome shotgun sequence genome window above contains:
- the TMEM240 gene encoding transmembrane protein 240 — its product is MSMSANTMIFMILGASIVMAIACLMDMNALLDRFHNYILPHLRGEDRVCHCNCGRHHIHYVIPYDGDQSVVDASENYFVTDNVTKQEIDLMLGLLLGFCISWFLVWMDGVLHCAVRAWRAGRRYDGSWTWLPKLCSLRELGRRPHRPFEEAAGNMVHVKQKLYHNGHPSPRHL